Sequence from the Nasonia vitripennis strain AsymCx chromosome 4 unlocalized genomic scaffold, Nvit_psr_1.1 chr4_random0007, whole genome shotgun sequence genome:
ttgattttgtactttatcgatttttcgtgcggcgcataagtaatttaacccctttcttataacagaatattgttgctgacatcaatattagtatatacaccaattttggtcaagatcgaagatgaggaacaatttatagacgGCGcgccaagacacgtaactcgttgattttggactttatcgatttttcgtgcagcgcataagtaatttaccccacttttataacgaaatattgttactgacatcaatattagtatatacaacaattttggttaagatcgaagatggggaacctcttctagacGGAGCTCCAAGagacgtaactcgttgattttgtaatttattgatttttcttgcGTCGcgtaactaatttaccccacatttataacaaaatattgttgctgacatcaatattagtatatacaacaattttggccaagatctaagatgaggaaccatttatagagggcgctccaagacacgtaactcgttgattttgtacgttatcgatttttcgtgcggcgcgtaactaatttatccctttatataacggaatattgttgctaatatcaatattagtatatacaacaattttggtcaagatccaagatgagtaaacatttatagagggcgctccaagacacgtaactcgttgattttggactttctcgatttttcgtgcggcgcataactaatttaacccttttctaataaaagaatattgttgctaacattaatattagtatgtacaacaattttggtcaagatccaagatgaggaacaatttatagacggcgctccaagacacgtaactagttgattttggacattatcgagttttcgtgcggcgcataagtaatttacccctttatataacggaatattgttgctatcatcaatattagtatgtatgTGGGGACCCATCCTGGTCACCCCCGGAGTCACAGACGCAAGCAGCGTCTCGTCCCTCGACCAGACTTCAGTTGACCATCCGGCCACCGGCTTCCCGCGGCGCCACCTCCGAGCCACCACGATGCGTGGCGATCCGGCGACGCGCTCGAGCTGGCCTGCTATCGTTATCAGACAGAGAGCATCGAGCGTTCGTTCGGGCAACACgctcgagaagagagagaatctGTTTTATACTTCAATAAATCGCATTTTAACCTAGACACGAGTCTACTCATTGCTACAACCTGCTGCGTTGCCTTCAGATCCCGAATCATGGAGCGCGAAACCTTTCGTCGTTCCAAAGTGGTGACCCCGACATCGAGCAACAGCGGAGCAACATCAACCGACGCGCACGAGCGGCAGCCATTTTTGGAGCGTGGCGTCGCTTTCTTCGAAACATCGCATCGCAGCAGCATCTTCTCGAGTCACGGAGCCCATCTACAGCCCGGACTCGGGACCTTAGAAAACGTTTTTTGCACCGGAGGAAAGGCCCATCTACAGCCACCGTCGGTGCGCCCGGCTTCTACGGCCATCTTCACCGAGGACAGCAGTCCAGCCCGGCTTATACGGCCAACCCCGGGGTCGCACCTCCCGCTCACCGGCGTACAGCAGCGACAGCAGCCAGCCGCAACCTTCGTCCCGCAGCAACACCGACGTAGGTCTCTCGGCAGCCAAGGTACAACacctcttttctttttctggaGACCACGCGCGACCCGCGAGTCGCTCCTTTTTTCGTGCGTCGCGCAGAGGCACTCCGTCGAGTCGCTCTCTTCTTCGCGGAGTGTTTTCTCCcggtcaaaaaaaaaaaaaaaagaaaagctgtCGCAGGCGCATCGCCATCGCAGCCTCGCGCACGCCTTGAGCCGGCATTTTTTACACCAACGACCATCTCACTCTTACGCTCGCACTAAGCACGCTCGCACCTCGCCGCCAAGGTCAAGGTCGCTCGAGCACGCGCTTCTCGCATACAAAACCGCAACGCGCGgccattttgtttttttttctcttctctctccttcgtgCGCGCTCGCCGCCGAGCGTCTCGCGCCGCGATCGAGGCCGCTTGAGCCGCACGCTTCGCGTTTCGTCGCTACGGCGACACACGCCTCTCGTAACTCAGAAGGCAAAACAAAATTCGCTGGCATCACTACGCGCTCGCCGTCGTGCATCTTTGTGCGCATTTCGCAGGCACGCGCGAGCCACGCATCCGTATAGAACCGCTTCGCTGTAAGCGAGCGGCCATCTTTTTCATTTCTGCGTCGAGCTCAACCGCGCGCGCCTCGCTGGCTCCGCTTAAACGCCTCGCGCCCCGCCAGGCGTCTCGCCAGACGCACCTCGCCGTGACACAGCGAGCGCAGCAAATAACCACGCGCTCGCGGGCACGCGCGGAGCTGCGAGCAGCTCGCCGCGCGCTGAATTTTTCGGGCAACTCCGAGGACGAATACATGATTCACACGCCGCCTCGCCCGTCAGCAGAAGCCACGCAGACCGAAGACCAGCGGTCCTCGTGTCAACGAGCGCGACCCGACCAACAACAAGGCAACATGTTTTCGGAGCAGTCGCTACAGAACGGCCCGCACGCgaatcaacaacaacaacaacagttCGGCGCGTCTCTCGAACCGCCGGATAACCGTTATCCTAATTTCGACCTTCGCAACGGTCAAAACGACAAGCGCGAAGTCGATGCTGCTTCGAAGTGCACGCTACCGCCGTATTGGACATTTAATCCGAGCCTTTGGTTCTCGCAAGCTGAATCGTCTTTTCGCTCCAACAGAGTCACCAGAGACGTCGCGAAGTACGACCTCATCGTGGCAGGCCTGCCGCAAGACGTCGCTCAGGAGGTTTCGGACGTCATCCTCAACCCTCCAGCAGAGCAGCGCTACGAGACTCTGAAAGCAGCCGTCCTGAAGCGTCTCACCGTCTCCGCCGACCACAAGCTCCACCAGCTCCTCAACGAGGTCCAGCTCGGCGACAGGACGCCCTCGCAGCTCTTGCGCTACATGCGCCGCCTCGGAGGATCCGCAGTCTCCGACGAGGCCCTGCGCGTTAAATGGCTCGACCTCCTACCATCTCACACGAGCCGTCTCTGCAGAGTGCTCAAGGCACCAGCGCTAGACGAACTAGCTGCACTCGCAGACGAGCTCATCCTCCCGAGCAGCCAGGTCTGCGCAACCTCACGTCCAGTCTCGCCAGTATCCAGCGGCGTCTCCTCAGGCAACGCCACACCTCAGCCAAACCAGGAGCTGACCTCGCTTCGCCTCGCCATGGCCCACATCTCGACGATGCTCCAGCAGCAGTCAATTACACTGCAGTCCATCGCGACCACGCTAGCAGCAGgccagcagcaacaacaacgacaGCAGCCCAttcaacaacagcaacagcagcagcgtggTCGCTCAGCCACGCGCTCGTCATCTCGCCAGCGGCAGACTCGCTCCACCTCGCCAGCAGCAAACCCAGCATGGTGCTGGTATCACCAGCGCTTCGCGAGCAAGGCCACGCAATGCAGGCCTCCCTGCTCCTATCCAATGCCGGGAAACTAGAAGCGCCGCCACACCCTCAGGCAGCTGCGGTTGGCGCCATCAACGAGCAACGCCTGCACGTCGTCGACCGAACCTCACGACTTAGGTTCCTGGTCGATACCGGCTCGGCAGTCTCATTGCTGCCTCGATCATTCTTCTCACGACCGCTCCAACGCGCCCCACTGAAGCTCAGCGCAGCGAACTCCACTTCCATCGATACATACGGCGCTCATCGCATGGATCTGGACCTGCGCCTGCGCCGGCCTTTCAAGTGGCAATTCATCATCGCAGAAGTCGCAAACCCCATAATAGGCGCAGATTTCCTGGCGCACTTTGGACTAGTCGTCGACATGCAGCGACGGCGCCTCATCGACCCCGACTCATCCCGCCACGCAATTGGCTCAATTCGTCCGACAGGCACGCACTCGGTCGAAGTCGTCATCTCAGCGGACGTAGCTGAAGGAATCTTCGCCGAACTTCTCCGCAAATACAGCGACTTAGCGACCCCAGGAAGCACGATCATCGCCCTTCCGGGCCTCGACACTCAGCACCACATCGTCACCACCGGaccaccagcagcagccaaGGCTCGCCGTCTCCTTGGTCCTCGCCTCGAAGCTGCTAAGGCCGAATTCCGGATGCTGATGGAGATGGGGATTGTGAGACTGTCAGACAGCTCCTGGGCCAGTCCACTTCGTCTTGTATTAAAACCCGACGGCACGTACCGCATAACAGGCGACTACCGACAGCTGAACAGCCGCACCGTGCCAGATCGATACCCTCTGCCAATCATCGAAGATCTGTTGCTCAGCATTGGAGGAAATATTTTCTCAGTGATAGATCTAAAGAAGGCCTTCTACCAGTTGCCACTCGCACCAGAAGACGCGCACAAGACGGCCATCATTACGCCTTTCGGCCTCTTCGAATTCACGAGGTCCTCGCTGGGCTTGCGCAACGCCGCCCAGTCGCTGCAGCGGGCCATGGACCAGCTGTTGCGCGACCTACCATTCGCCCGAGCATATCTAGACGATATCATCGTCGCTTCAACGAGCGCTGAAGAGCACGCCGAGCACCTCAAGAAACTCTTTGACGTACTACGAGCGGCCAGTATGAAGGTCAACCCCGACAAATGCATATTAGGAAAGAAGCAGGTGACGTACCTAGGATACGAGGTCTCCGCCGAGGGCTGCAGGCCGCCACAAAACCGAATCGACGCCATCCAGGCTTTCCCGAAGCCCAGCAACACCTCGCAACTCCGACGGTTTCTTGTGCTCATCAATTATTACCGACGGTGCATTCCGGGCGCAGCGCGCCTCCTTGCACCGCTCAACGACCTTCTGCAGCACCTACCaccgaagaagaaaaaggccTACCCGATTACCTGGACGCCAGCTGCAAAGGACGCCTTCGTCGCGTGCAAGAGCGCGCTCGCCCAGGCAGCCAGAACCACTTTCCTGCGAGACAACGCACCCAGGAGGTTGCTCACCGACGCTTCGGATCACGCCATAGGCGCAGCGCTCGAGCAGCAGGAAATCGACGGCTCCTGGAGGCCCCTTGGCTTCTTCTCGAGGAAGCTCTCCAGCGCAGAACGGAACTACAGCACCTACGACCGGGAGCTCCTCGCAGCCTTCGCAGCAGTAAAGCATTTCAAGGGCATCCTGGAGGGAGGACCCTTCACCCTTCTGACCGACCATAAGCCGCTCACGTACGCAGCTCAGCAGCCGACAGAAAGAGCCTCGCCACGACAAGCACGACAGCTCGACTACATTCTACAATTCCAGGTCTCTTTGGCGTACACCAAGGGCCCTGACAACGTCGCAGCAGATGCGCTCTCCAGGGTCGAAGCAATCGACATGCCGGCCAGCCTGGACCTGGCGACCCTGGCGAAACATCAGGCAACAGACGCGGACCTCCCGCACATCCTCGGCTCACCAGCACCATCGCTCACGCTCCGGCCTCTCACCTTCGGCAACGACGTGCTGCACTGCGCCACCGACAACAATCTGGTACGTCCTTACATCCCCCGGAAGCTCCGGAAGACCGTGTTCGACGTCACGCACGGTCTTTCGCATCCGAGCATCCGGGCAACCATCAGACAGATCAGCGCCAAATACGTCTGGCCCAGCATGCGCAAGGACATCGCGCGCTGGGCTCGCACATGCGTGCCTTGCCAACAATCGAAGGTGAGCCGCCACAACCGCGCAGCCCTGGGAGATTTCGACGCCCCGGATGCGCGCTTCAACCATCtccacctggacatcgtcaaaCTGCCTCTCCACTCGGGGATGCAGTACTGCCTGACGATCATCGATCGTTTCTCCAGGTGGCCAGAAGCCATCCCGATGCCAGATCAGCAGGCCTCTACCACCGCACGAGCCTTTTTCGACCGATGGATCAGCGTCTACGGCACACCGCTAACCATCACGACAGACCAGGGCGCGCAGTTCGAGGCTGCGCTCTTTGCAGAGCTGGCGCGCATCATCGGAGCCGACAGGGTGCGCACCACCCCCTATCACCCGCAATCAAACGGCATGGTCGAGAGGCTCCACCGCACGCTTAAAGGCGCCCTGATGTGCTGCGCCCCGACGCCTTGGCCCACCGCGCTCCCAGCAGTGCTGCTCGGTTTGCGCTCCACCTTCAAGGAGGATCTACAGGCCTCGCCAGCAGAGATGTTGTTCGGGACGACGCTGCGACTGCCAGGCGACTTCTTCGTCCCGTCATCGCATCCAGGAGTCAACGCTTCTGCCTTCGTCGTCGAGCTCAGGACTCTAATGCAGAAGCTGCGCGCGGTTCCCGGCTCCAGGCACGCCGCACCGCAAGCGCCCTTCTTCCACCCAGACCTACGTACCTGCAAGTATGTTTTCAGGCGAGTCGAGACCGTAAGGAGGACTCTCGAGCCCCCGTACTCTGGCCCTTACAAGGTACTGGAGCGCCTCAACGACAGGGTCTACCGCATCGAGATCAACGGCCAGTCCAAGGCCATCTCCACGGCTTCGCTGAAGCCGGCCTTCATCGAGTCGGCGGATCGAGAGGACTCTCCGCTGCCCGCTCCACTACCGCCGCTGGCGGACCGAGTCCGCTCTCCGCCGGCCTCACCGAGCGCCGCTTCGCCGAAGCCAACGGACCAAGAGGACTCTCCGTTGGCCTCTCCTAGTCAGGCTGCACCTGCGTCGGCGGATCGAGGGCCCCCTCCGTCGGCCTCTCCGCAGCCAGCTTCGCCGAGCGCGCGGCCTGTACAGGCGCCAGCCCCGGCAGCTCCCAACTCACAGCCAGCGCCCCAGCCTGCCTCGACGCAGGCCTCGACGGAACCAGCACAGCTGGCAGCGCCCGCTCCGGAGGCCCAGTCTCCACACCAGCACGCCTCGCAGCCGCTCCAGGCGCAGGCCTCTCCAACACCACCGGGCCTGCCACCTTCGTCAGCACGAGCGAGCCGAGACTACTCCCTCAACAGGCAACCTACCCGAGTCTCGTTCCTCCTCAAGCCATTCGTCACTGGCGGGGGAGTAGCTGTGGGGACCCATCCTGGTCACCCCCGGAGTCACAGACGCAAGCAGCGTCTCGTCCCTCGACCAGACTTCAGTTGACCATCCGGCCACCGGCTTCCCGCGGCGCCACCTCCGAGCCACCACGATGCGTGGCGATCCGGCGACGCGCTCGAGCTGGCCTGCTATCGTTATCAGACAGAGAGCATCGAGCGTTCGTTCGGGCAACACgctcgagaagagagagaatctGTTTTATACTTCAATAAATCGCATTTTAACCTAGACACGAGTCTACTCATTGCTACAACCTGCTGCGTTGCCTTCAGATCCCGAATCAAGGAGCGCGAAACCTTTCGTCGTTCcaaatataaaacaattttggtcaagatcgaagatggggaaactcttctagagggcgctccaagacacgtaactcgttgattttggacattatcgagttttcgtgcggcgcataagtaatttacccctttatataacggaatattgtggctatcatcaatattagtatatacaacaattttggtcaagatctaagatgaggaaccatttatagagggcgctccaagacacgtaactcgttgattttggactttaccgatttttcgtgcggcgcataagtaatttacccctttttataacggaatattgttgctaacatcaatattagtatgtacaacaattttagtcaagatccaagatagGATCCATTTATAGATGGCGCTCCAAGaaacgtaactcgttgattttggacttaatcaatttttcgtgcggcgcataagtaatttatccctATTCAtctaacagaatattgttactaacatcaatattagtatatacaccaattttggtcaagatcgaagatgaggaactactgatagagggcgctccaagacacgtaactcgtcgattttggacttaatcaatttttcgtgcggcacataagtaatttaccccttttcttataagagaatattgttgctaacatcactattagtatgtggaaaaaacatggtcgggatacaagttgacgaaccatttatagagggcgctccaagacacgtaactcgatgattttggactttaccgatttttcgtgcggcgcataagtaatttaccccttcaTATAaaggaatattgttgctatcatcaatattagtatatacaacaatttcggtcaagatctaagatgaggaaccatttatagagggcgctccaagacacgtaactcgttgat
This genomic interval carries:
- the LOC116417334 gene encoding uncharacterized protein LOC116417334; the encoded protein is MFSEQSLQNGPHANQQQQQQFGASLEPPDNRYPNFDLRNGQNDKREVDAASKCTLPPYWTFNPSLWFSQAESSFRSNRVTRDVAKYDLIVAGLPQDVAQEVSDVILNPPAEQRYETLKAAVLKRLTVSADHKLHQLLNEVQLGDRTPSQLLRYMRRLGGSAVSDEALRVKWLDLLPSHTSRLCRVLKAPALDELAALADELILPSSQVCATSRPVSPVSSGVSSGNATPQPNQELTSLRLAMAHISTMLQQQSITLQSIATTLAAGQQQQQRQQPIQQQQQQQRGRSATRSSSRQRQTRSTSPAANPAWCWYHQRFASKATQCRPPCSYPMPGN